Proteins from a genomic interval of Desulfitibacter alkalitolerans DSM 16504:
- a CDS encoding HlyD family efflux transporter periplasmic adaptor subunit, translating to MSTKIAYIPQPQKKKSRIKKGWIYLAVLLILLFLIKGIWSISSKAVKTVNLELKVISTEFPAEVIFIRDEMLIRSPNKGHISFEDLSEGERVRVNQHVATLTTQTFQGNLKHTPITTSNAGVLSFYTDGFEEVFKGKQIGELDLLELKKKDFGQYREYKNEGELVEEGAPVLKIINPFSDVNFILYFPQEYVIKHGFELLELKDMPLILKNDRNEYRISTTNMGLSGKDVFCFGRVLDRKEDFYNIRKERFTLVLDRQEGYLVSKQAIVYIEDEPGVFIQTHASYDWVSVDILRNLSDKALIMLEDPGYPVVINPQVL from the coding sequence TTGTCCACCAAAATAGCATATATACCCCAACCTCAAAAAAAGAAGTCAAGGATTAAAAAAGGCTGGATATACCTGGCTGTTTTATTGATATTACTATTTCTCATTAAAGGTATTTGGTCTATTTCAAGCAAAGCTGTAAAGACAGTAAACCTTGAACTAAAGGTAATTTCAACAGAGTTTCCTGCTGAGGTTATATTTATTCGTGATGAAATGTTAATTAGATCTCCCAATAAGGGTCATATATCCTTTGAAGATTTAAGTGAAGGAGAAAGGGTCAGGGTTAATCAACATGTAGCAACCTTAACAACTCAAACCTTTCAGGGGAATCTTAAGCATACCCCAATTACTACCAGTAATGCAGGAGTATTAAGCTTTTATACTGATGGTTTTGAAGAGGTGTTCAAGGGAAAGCAAATTGGCGAATTAGACCTTCTAGAGCTTAAAAAAAAGGATTTTGGTCAATATAGGGAGTATAAGAATGAGGGAGAACTTGTTGAAGAAGGAGCCCCAGTACTCAAGATTATTAACCCCTTTTCTGATGTAAACTTCATACTGTATTTTCCCCAGGAGTATGTAATAAAACATGGCTTTGAGCTTTTGGAATTAAAGGACATGCCCCTGATATTAAAAAATGATAGGAATGAATATAGAATCAGTACTACAAACATGGGGCTTTCAGGAAAAGATGTTTTTTGTTTTGGCAGAGTGTTAGATCGTAAGGAAGATTTTTATAATATTCGTAAGGAAAGGTTTACTCTTGTTTTAGACAGGCAAGAGGGCTACCTGGTTTCAAAACAAGCAATAGTATATATAGAAGATGAGCCAGGAGTATTCATTCAAACCCATGCTTCATATGATTGGGTGAGTGTGGATATCCTAAGAAACCTTTCAGACAAAGCTCTGATCATGCTTGAGGATCCCGGCTATCCGGTAGTAATTAATCCACAAGTGTTGTAA
- the sigE gene encoding RNA polymerase sporulation sigma factor SigE, translating into MKKLLQLRWQIKIKLLNILIKFKLHPEVHYVGSSEALPPPLSNDEEKFLIDKLEEGDRAVKSVLIERNLRLVVYIARKFENTGVGIEDLVSIGTIGLIKAVNTFDPKKKIKLATYASRCIENEILMHLRRNNKTKTEVSFDEPLNIDWDGNELLLSDVLGTENDIIYRSIEEEVDKKLLHAAMKKLNPREKKIMEFRFGLMDGTEKTQKEVADILGISQSYISRLEKRIIKRLRKEFRKLE; encoded by the coding sequence ATGAAGAAACTGTTACAACTTCGCTGGCAGATAAAAATAAAACTGTTAAATATATTAATTAAGTTCAAACTGCATCCAGAAGTGCATTATGTAGGAAGCAGCGAGGCATTACCCCCACCCCTATCAAATGATGAGGAGAAGTTTTTAATAGATAAGCTTGAAGAGGGAGACAGGGCAGTAAAAAGTGTACTCATAGAACGAAATTTAAGGCTGGTAGTATATATAGCCAGAAAGTTTGAAAATACTGGTGTTGGTATAGAAGATCTGGTTTCAATAGGGACCATAGGTTTAATAAAGGCCGTAAATACCTTTGATCCAAAGAAAAAAATTAAGCTTGCCACCTATGCATCCAGATGTATAGAAAATGAGATTTTAATGCACCTAAGAAGGAATAACAAAACAAAAACAGAGGTCTCCTTTGATGAACCTCTTAATATTGATTGGGATGGAAATGAGCTGTTATTATCTGACGTTTTGGGAACGGAAAATGATATTATTTATAGATCTATTGAGGAGGAAGTTGATAAAAAGCTGCTCCATGCAGCTATGAAAAAACTAAATCCCAGAGAAAAGAAAATCATGGAATTTAGATTTGGTTTGATGGATGGCACAGAAAAGACACAAAAGGAAGTTGCAGATATTCTCGGCATTTCTCAATCATATATTTCAAGACTTGAAAAAAGAATTATTAAAAGGTTAAGAAAAGAATTTCGCAAATTAGAATAG
- the ftsA gene encoding cell division protein FtsA has product MPQNRIVVGLDVGSTKVAAMVGEITELGEVKITGIGECPSNGLRKGIIVDIDGVARSILQAVQSAERMSGQKIVSAYVGVTGAHIYSVNNKGVVAVGNKDGEISVADVERAVSAAKVINLPLDKEVLHVIPRQYVVDGYDGILDPVGMVGSRLEVEVSIIIGASASIQNLGKAVSRAGLHIEGFVLNPLASSEAVLQPVERDLASVVVDIGGGTTEISLFDEDGLWFASILPVGAYHVTSDLAVGLRIPLSQAERIKIEHGCVLSNLMPDEEYIVISNVGGQRKVSKKVLASIIEPRMQEILHMIKQEIKSSGFKGVIPAGVIFTGGGCCLDGLAELAAEHLDMPVRIGYPCNVGGMIDMVNNPRYATGIGLIIYGSRRMASQEAAADSDNNFKSYINSIKSWFKDLF; this is encoded by the coding sequence TTGCCCCAGAATAGAATTGTTGTAGGTTTAGATGTAGGCAGCACAAAAGTTGCAGCAATGGTAGGAGAAATAACAGAATTAGGCGAGGTTAAGATTACTGGGATAGGCGAATGTCCATCAAATGGGTTGCGAAAAGGTATTATTGTGGACATAGATGGGGTTGCACGCTCAATACTCCAGGCTGTTCAGTCGGCGGAAAGAATGAGCGGACAAAAGATTGTGTCAGCTTATGTAGGAGTAACTGGAGCCCACATTTATTCCGTTAACAACAAGGGTGTTGTAGCAGTGGGCAATAAGGATGGGGAAATATCTGTAGCAGATGTGGAAAGGGCTGTATCTGCAGCAAAGGTAATAAACCTACCCTTAGATAAAGAAGTTCTACATGTGATTCCAAGGCAGTACGTGGTAGATGGTTATGACGGTATATTAGATCCTGTAGGAATGGTTGGGTCAAGACTTGAAGTAGAGGTAAGTATTATCATTGGGGCTAGTGCATCCATTCAGAATTTGGGTAAAGCGGTGTCCAGGGCAGGATTGCATATTGAGGGTTTTGTACTAAATCCACTGGCATCATCTGAAGCAGTACTGCAGCCTGTAGAAAGGGATTTAGCCTCTGTGGTTGTTGATATTGGGGGTGGAACTACTGAAATCTCTCTCTTTGATGAGGATGGATTATGGTTTGCATCCATACTGCCAGTAGGCGCCTATCATGTAACAAGTGATTTGGCTGTGGGCTTAAGGATACCTTTAAGCCAGGCTGAAAGGATAAAAATTGAGCATGGATGTGTGCTTAGCAACCTGATGCCTGATGAAGAATATATTGTCATCTCCAATGTGGGTGGGCAAAGGAAAGTATCTAAAAAGGTTTTGGCAAGTATTATTGAGCCTCGAATGCAGGAAATACTACATATGATCAAGCAGGAAATAAAATCATCAGGTTTTAAAGGAGTTATCCCTGCAGGAGTCATCTTTACTGGTGGAGGCTGCTGCTTGGATGGACTAGCAGAATTAGCAGCAGAACATTTGGACATGCCTGTTAGGATAGGGTATCCTTGTAATGTGGGTGGAATGATAGATATGGTTAACAACCCTAGATATGCCACCGGCATAGGGTTAATAATATATGGGTCACGAAGAATGGCGTCTCAAGAAGCTGCCGCTGATAGTGATAATAATTTTAAGAGCTATATAAATAGTATTAAAAGCTGGTTTAAAGACTTATTTTAG
- a CDS encoding YlmC/YmxH family sporulation protein, whose product MLKISDLRMREVINIVDGRRLGEIKDIELDLERGRIKSIILPGTGSFFKFFGRNEDIVVPWDRIKKLGIDVILVEMHNFTDPKHEDKNC is encoded by the coding sequence TTGTTGAAAATTTCAGACCTGAGGATGCGGGAAGTAATCAATATAGTTGATGGAAGACGTCTGGGTGAGATTAAGGATATTGAGCTTGATCTGGAAAGAGGAAGAATCAAGTCCATAATATTACCTGGCACTGGTAGCTTTTTTAAGTTCTTTGGCAGAAATGAAGATATAGTAGTTCCATGGGATAGAATCAAAAAGCTTGGAATTGATGTAATACTTGTGGAAATGCATAACTTTACAGACCCTAAACATGAAGATAAAAATTGTTGA
- the spoIIR gene encoding stage II sporulation protein R translates to MIIAFALGALFNISWSFNSDGPSNKEYESLIRFHVIANSDTDEDQELKIKIRNIVLHKIEADLEKAKSLEEAREYILNNLSLLEELVQEEINNLGYSYPAAAILSKTDYPTRAYGDIIMPAGTYESLRIIIGEGKGSNWWCVLFPPLCFIDITHSIAQNKAMPVMGMDEEKDIHKKPVQIKFKFIEVLKDKLR, encoded by the coding sequence GTGATAATTGCGTTTGCCCTGGGGGCATTATTTAACATTTCATGGAGCTTTAATAGTGATGGGCCCTCAAACAAAGAATATGAGAGCTTAATAAGGTTTCATGTAATTGCAAATAGTGATACTGATGAAGATCAGGAGTTAAAGATCAAGATTAGAAATATAGTATTACATAAAATTGAGGCGGATCTTGAAAAGGCTAAATCATTGGAAGAAGCTAGAGAGTATATCTTAAATAACCTGTCCTTACTTGAGGAGCTTGTCCAGGAAGAAATTAATAATTTGGGTTACAGTTATCCGGCTGCAGCTATCCTGAGTAAAACTGACTACCCAACAAGGGCTTATGGGGACATTATTATGCCGGCCGGAACATATGAATCCTTAAGGATTATTATTGGAGAAGGCAAGGGTTCTAACTGGTGGTGTGTCTTATTTCCTCCCTTGTGCTTTATAGATATTACACATAGTATTGCACAAAACAAGGCTATGCCTGTAATGGGAATGGATGAGGAGAAGGATATACATAAAAAACCAGTACAAATCAAATTTAAATTTATAGAAGTTTTAAAAGATAAGCTAAGATAG
- the pgeF gene encoding peptidoglycan editing factor PgeF: MCLIYLLEEKADLFYYTFEPLNKFHGIVHGFSTRKGGTSLVPYDTLNLGLHVKDKKASVIENRKRFVNTLGYSLEDSVALDQVHGNRVIVVNESDKGRGMFNYDDFLASADGMVTNKPGILLTTYYADCVPLYFFDPQTNSIGIAHAGWKGTMLKIGARIVNELHKNFGANPKDCIAVIGPSIGPCCYEVDDRVLQPMKRAYPNFSSIIKGDEEKAFLNLWEANRISLQESGLLDINIYISKLCTHCSQEYFFSHRRDKGETGRMAAVIGLSR, from the coding sequence GTGTGTCTCATATATCTTTTAGAAGAAAAAGCAGACCTTTTTTACTATACCTTTGAACCTTTAAACAAATTTCATGGAATAGTTCATGGTTTCTCCACCAGGAAAGGAGGTACAAGCCTAGTACCCTATGACACATTAAATTTGGGTCTCCACGTAAAGGATAAAAAAGCCTCTGTAATAGAAAATCGCAAGCGATTTGTCAATACTTTAGGGTACTCATTAGAGGATTCAGTAGCTCTAGATCAAGTTCATGGCAATAGGGTTATTGTTGTAAATGAAAGCGATAAAGGTAGAGGTATGTTTAATTATGATGACTTCCTAGCTTCTGCTGATGGGATGGTTACAAATAAGCCGGGGATTCTGCTGACCACCTATTATGCCGATTGTGTCCCCTTATATTTTTTTGACCCCCAGACCAATTCCATAGGCATAGCTCATGCTGGATGGAAGGGTACCATGTTAAAAATCGGAGCAAGGATTGTTAATGAATTGCATAAAAACTTTGGAGCCAATCCAAAGGACTGTATTGCTGTCATAGGTCCATCCATTGGGCCTTGCTGTTATGAGGTGGATGATAGGGTATTACAGCCCATGAAAAGGGCGTATCCAAATTTCTCCTCCATAATAAAAGGAGATGAGGAAAAAGCCTTTTTAAATTTATGGGAGGCAAATAGGATATCCCTGCAGGAATCTGGCCTGCTAGATATAAATATTTATATAAGTAAATTATGTACCCATTGCAGTCAAGAATACTTTTTCTCCCATCGGCGTGATAAGGGAGAAACAGGGAGAATGGCTGCAGTAATAGGGCTTAGTAGGTGA
- a CDS encoding YggS family pyridoxal phosphate-dependent enzyme, producing MNNLLERIEQVREKIKKSAAKGGNSPEQIKLVVVTKTVSADVISQVIQYGIQDIGENRVQDFLKKHASINEKVNWHIIGHLQSNKVKYLTNKVSLIHSLDRESLANELNKQGKLFNYKFNCLIQVNVSGEISKFGMSPKNVEGFLVKLSRMEHINVLGLMTMAPFEDDPEDTRHVFEGLRNLKYKLDTLNIPGIELKYLSMGMSNDYQVALEEGSNMVRIGSEIFGHI from the coding sequence TTGAACAATTTACTGGAAAGAATTGAGCAGGTTAGAGAGAAAATAAAAAAAAGTGCAGCTAAAGGAGGAAATTCACCAGAGCAAATTAAATTAGTAGTAGTAACAAAGACTGTATCTGCAGATGTTATAAGCCAGGTAATTCAATATGGAATACAGGATATTGGCGAAAACCGGGTCCAGGATTTTTTGAAAAAGCATGCAAGCATTAATGAGAAAGTTAACTGGCACATTATTGGCCATTTACAATCAAATAAAGTCAAATATTTGACTAACAAGGTGTCACTAATCCATTCCCTGGACAGGGAAAGCCTGGCCAACGAACTAAATAAACAGGGCAAGCTTTTTAATTACAAGTTTAATTGCCTTATTCAAGTAAATGTTTCAGGAGAAATCAGTAAATTTGGCATGTCCCCCAAAAATGTTGAAGGCTTTTTGGTGAAGCTATCCAGGATGGAGCATATTAATGTTCTGGGATTAATGACAATGGCACCATTTGAAGATGATCCTGAAGATACTCGCCATGTCTTTGAAGGATTAAGGAATCTTAAATACAAGCTGGACACTCTTAATATACCAGGAATCGAATTAAAGTATCTTTCAATGGGTATGAGCAATGATTATCAAGTAGCCCTGGAAGAGGGGTCAAATATGGTACGTATTGGTTCTGAAATTTTTGGTCATATATAG
- the spoIIGA gene encoding sigma-E processing peptidase SpoIIGA has protein sequence MLDDNILYLDVLFLVNLAMDFVLIWATAKITGFTTSFRRIFTAACTGALYSVTVYFPSLHTSFSSLLVKIAFSILMIYIAFYPLSFRKMIQALAYFYFIVFAVGGAMLAAIYLMKTENTVQAVITGKFSIIEPLGYNWLLAALVTAAIIGRFGTRLIIKNFIKSILYVPVIICLGEERVAVKTLVDTGNQLTDPITGKPVMITELDVLQGIIPKKAFEELKNNDDFDVSSVIACLSQTYLASRLRVIPFNSIGEQKGMLIGFRPDAVIIVHNHKTIKIKDIIVGIYKYKLSSKGIYKGLLHPELLRNFVSDS, from the coding sequence TTGCTGGATGATAACATTCTATACTTAGATGTTTTGTTCCTTGTGAATCTTGCCATGGATTTTGTACTAATCTGGGCAACTGCAAAGATTACAGGTTTTACCACGTCCTTTAGAAGAATTTTCACTGCTGCATGTACAGGTGCTTTATATTCAGTTACTGTGTATTTTCCCTCTTTACATACTTCTTTTTCATCGCTGCTGGTCAAGATTGCATTTTCAATATTGATGATATATATTGCCTTTTATCCTTTGAGTTTTAGAAAAATGATACAGGCATTAGCCTATTTTTATTTTATTGTCTTTGCTGTTGGTGGAGCCATGCTGGCAGCAATTTACTTAATGAAGACTGAAAATACTGTGCAGGCCGTTATCACCGGTAAATTTTCTATAATAGAGCCATTGGGGTACAATTGGTTATTAGCTGCCCTTGTCACTGCTGCGATTATTGGCAGATTCGGAACAAGGCTTATAATAAAAAACTTTATCAAAAGCATTTTATATGTCCCAGTGATTATTTGCCTGGGCGAGGAAAGGGTTGCCGTAAAAACCTTAGTTGATACAGGCAACCAGTTAACGGATCCCATTACTGGAAAGCCGGTAATGATAACGGAATTAGATGTTTTGCAAGGAATAATCCCTAAAAAGGCCTTTGAAGAACTGAAAAACAATGATGACTTTGATGTAAGTTCAGTTATTGCATGTTTATCACAAACGTATCTGGCATCAAGGCTCAGGGTAATACCCTTTAATTCTATAGGTGAGCAAAAAGGCATGCTAATAGGATTTAGGCCTGATGCAGTTATCATTGTACATAACCACAAAACAATAAAAATAAAGGACATAATTGTAGGAATTTATAAGTATAAGCTTTCTTCCAAAGGCATATACAAGGGACTCTTACATCCGGAATTGTTGCGCAATTTTGTCTCTGACAGCTAG
- the ftsZ gene encoding cell division protein FtsZ, producing MLELEHQEYNPFARIKVIGVGGGGNNAVNRMISANLQGVDFICVNTDAQCLSLSQAQTKIQIGNKLTKGLGAGANPDIGKKAAEETRDEIVKSLQGADMVFVTAGMGGGTGTGAAPIVAEVAKQQGALTVGVVTRPFTFEGKKRASQAEIGIQELKDKVDTLIVIPNDRLLQVADKNTSISDAFKIADDILRQGVQGISDLIAVPGLINLDFADVKTIMMDTGSALMGIGRANGDKRAVEAANMAISSPLLETSIEGAKGVLLNITGGSNLGLFEVNEVAEIISSAADPEANIIFGAVVDEKLEDELRVTVIATGFDERKRTTEAFTKEIDVKPFTEDDLDIPAFLRRR from the coding sequence ATGTTAGAATTAGAACATCAAGAGTATAACCCATTTGCCAGGATAAAGGTTATTGGGGTAGGTGGAGGAGGCAATAATGCCGTTAATCGCATGATCTCGGCTAATTTACAGGGAGTCGATTTTATTTGTGTAAATACTGATGCCCAATGCTTAAGCCTTAGTCAAGCACAAACCAAGATTCAAATTGGCAACAAGCTTACAAAAGGTTTAGGCGCTGGCGCTAATCCAGATATTGGCAAAAAAGCAGCAGAAGAAACTCGAGATGAAATAGTCAAAAGCCTTCAGGGTGCAGATATGGTTTTTGTAACTGCTGGAATGGGTGGTGGAACAGGAACAGGTGCTGCCCCCATAGTTGCTGAGGTAGCTAAACAACAGGGTGCTTTAACAGTAGGTGTAGTAACAAGACCCTTCACCTTTGAGGGCAAGAAAAGGGCAAGTCAGGCAGAAATAGGCATACAAGAATTAAAGGATAAAGTAGATACTCTTATAGTAATACCTAATGATAGATTGTTGCAGGTAGCAGATAAAAATACCTCTATTTCAGATGCTTTTAAGATAGCAGATGATATTTTACGGCAAGGTGTCCAGGGCATTTCAGATTTAATTGCTGTTCCCGGTTTAATAAACTTAGATTTTGCTGATGTTAAAACAATCATGATGGATACGGGGTCGGCTTTAATGGGCATCGGACGTGCCAATGGTGATAAGCGTGCTGTTGAAGCAGCTAATATGGCAATATCCAGTCCATTATTAGAAACTTCAATTGAAGGTGCTAAAGGAGTATTATTAAATATTACTGGCGGCAGCAACCTTGGTTTATTCGAAGTTAATGAAGTAGCAGAAATTATTTCATCTGCTGCAGATCCAGAGGCTAATATAATCTTTGGAGCAGTAGTTGATGAAAAACTAGAAGATGAGCTGAGAGTAACAGTAATAGCTACTGGTTTTGATGAAAGGAAAAGGACTACAGAAGCCTTTACAAAGGAAATAGATGTAAAGCCATTTACTGAGGACGATCTGGATATTCCTGCTTTTTTAAGAAGACGCTAA
- the sigG gene encoding RNA polymerase sporulation sigma factor SigG, giving the protein MIANKVEICGVNTSKLPVLTNKVMRELFVEIQNGNEEARDKLVNGNLRLVLSVIQRFTNRGEYVDDLFQVGCIGLMKAIDNFDLNQNVKFSTYAVPMIIGEIRRYLRDNNPIRVSRSLRDIAYKALQVRDALVSKNSREPSINEIAEALDVPREQIIFALDAIQEPISLFEPIYHDGGDPIFVMDQIGDEKNNDNSWLERIAVKEALNKLNQREKHILTLRFFDGKTQMEVADEVGISQAQVSRLEKAALHHMRKYVQVNNKEV; this is encoded by the coding sequence TTGATCGCAAATAAGGTAGAGATTTGTGGTGTAAATACTTCCAAATTACCTGTATTAACAAACAAAGTAATGAGAGAACTATTTGTAGAAATTCAAAATGGTAATGAAGAAGCTAGAGATAAGCTTGTTAATGGGAATTTACGATTGGTGCTAAGTGTTATCCAAAGGTTTACCAATAGAGGAGAATATGTGGACGACCTATTTCAAGTGGGATGTATTGGGCTGATGAAAGCAATAGATAATTTTGATTTAAATCAAAATGTTAAATTTTCTACTTATGCAGTACCAATGATAATTGGTGAAATCAGAAGATATCTTCGAGACAATAATCCAATTAGAGTTAGTCGCTCCCTGAGGGACATTGCATATAAGGCATTACAGGTAAGAGATGCTCTTGTTAGCAAAAACTCACGAGAGCCATCTATTAATGAAATTGCAGAAGCCCTTGATGTTCCAAGGGAACAGATTATTTTTGCTCTGGATGCTATACAGGAGCCCATTTCATTATTTGAACCTATCTATCATGATGGTGGAGATCCTATATTTGTGATGGATCAAATCGGGGACGAAAAAAATAATGACAACAGCTGGTTGGAAAGAATTGCTGTTAAAGAGGCTCTTAATAAACTAAATCAAAGAGAAAAACATATTTTAACCCTTAGGTTTTTTGATGGCAAAACTCAGATGGAGGTAGCTGACGAGGTAGGTATATCTCAGGCACAAGTGTCGAGACTTGAAAAGGCAGCCCTGCATCATATGCGCAAATATGTGCAGGTAAATAACAAGGAAGTTTAG
- a CDS encoding small basic family protein, protein MWLPLIGLLIGIILGLQLPFAVPVGFAKYMSVALLAAFDSVIGGIRANLEGKYDNAIFVSGFIANTFFAGVLAYIGEQIGVELYLAAVFAFGVRLFENLAIVRRIIIKK, encoded by the coding sequence ATGTGGTTACCTTTAATTGGCCTGTTAATAGGAATAATATTAGGATTGCAGCTGCCCTTTGCTGTGCCTGTTGGGTTTGCAAAATATATGTCTGTCGCCCTGTTAGCTGCATTTGACTCGGTTATTGGAGGAATTAGAGCAAATTTAGAGGGCAAGTACGATAACGCAATTTTTGTATCGGGATTTATTGCTAATACTTTTTTTGCAGGGGTCCTGGCATATATTGGTGAACAGATTGGTGTTGAACTCTACTTAGCTGCAGTTTTTGCCTTTGGTGTTCGTCTCTTTGAAAACCTGGCTATAGTTCGACGGATAATTATAAAAAAATAA